One stretch of Pandoraea oxalativorans DNA includes these proteins:
- the soxX gene encoding sulfur oxidation c-type cytochrome SoxX, whose protein sequence is MKSFALRATCVALAAAGALVVGAAFAQDEGVKRVTGTTDAAVVQELRDSFRGSGIAQLDRIDQSELQKLCTLYATKPMPAKIAERLQKAELASVKAPADGKYLGDWKEGEKVAQNGRGMQFTDKADTVNGGNCYACHQLTKSEISFGNIGPSLYNYGKLRGDSPEVVKYTWAKVYDSHSYMACSNMPRFGAAGILTEKQLKDVMALLLDPASPVNQ, encoded by the coding sequence ATGAAATCATTCGCATTGCGCGCGACGTGTGTCGCGCTGGCAGCGGCCGGGGCTCTCGTCGTCGGCGCGGCCTTCGCTCAGGACGAGGGCGTGAAGCGCGTCACGGGCACCACCGACGCGGCCGTCGTACAGGAACTGCGTGACTCGTTCCGTGGCTCGGGTATCGCGCAGCTCGATCGCATCGATCAGAGCGAATTGCAGAAGCTGTGCACGCTGTACGCGACCAAGCCGATGCCCGCGAAGATCGCCGAACGTCTGCAAAAGGCCGAACTGGCGAGCGTCAAGGCGCCGGCGGACGGTAAGTACCTCGGCGACTGGAAGGAAGGCGAGAAGGTCGCCCAGAACGGACGCGGCATGCAGTTCACCGACAAGGCCGACACCGTCAATGGCGGCAACTGTTACGCCTGCCATCAACTGACCAAGAGCGAGATCTCGTTCGGCAACATCGGTCCGTCGCTCTACAACTACGGCAAGCTGCGCGGCGATTCGCCCGAAGTGGTCAAGTACACGTGGGCGAAGGTCTACGACTCGCACAGCTACATGGCCTGCTCCAATATGCCGCGCTTCGGGGCGGCAGGCATCCTGACGGAAAAGCAGTTGAAGGATGTGATGGCACTGCTGCTCGACCCGGCCTCGCCGGTCAATCAATAA
- the soxC gene encoding sulfite dehydrogenase translates to MLADATKREETGVSKTSDDKSRAGRLRRAPENFIDGTFAADVTRDGLNPSRRGFLQRSFLAAGAALAGGAAFAADAANGVPGAGDPMILEPRPWATSLGQAVAARPYGMPSKFEANLQRRQSPGLTQTAQASVAFTPLQGLFGIITPSGLHFERHHQGWQEIDPTQHRLMVHGLVREAKVYTMDDIMRLPSVSRMHFIECGANTGMEWGNAAVPTVQYTHGMLSCCEFTGVPLSVLLDDVGADTKKGQFVLAEGGDGSGMTRTISMEAALSDVLVAWGMNGEMLRPENGYPLRLVVPGVQGVSWVKWLRRIKVGDAPWNTKDETSHYVDLMPDGQHRQYTSIQECKSVITSPSGGQALLDRGYFNVTGLAWSGRGRIKRVDVSTDGGKSWRAARLESPVLPKCLTRFNFDWQWDGSPALLQSRAVDETGFVQPRYRQLREVRGTKSIYHNNAIQTWQVAANGEVTNVHVD, encoded by the coding sequence ATGCTGGCGGACGCCACAAAACGCGAGGAGACAGGGGTGAGCAAAACAAGCGATGACAAATCGCGAGCCGGCCGTTTGCGCCGGGCTCCGGAGAATTTCATCGACGGCACGTTCGCTGCCGACGTCACGCGCGACGGGTTGAACCCCTCGCGACGCGGCTTTCTGCAACGCAGTTTCCTCGCCGCAGGCGCGGCACTCGCGGGCGGCGCAGCGTTTGCCGCCGACGCGGCCAACGGCGTGCCGGGGGCCGGTGATCCGATGATTCTCGAACCGCGCCCATGGGCCACGTCGCTCGGCCAGGCAGTCGCGGCACGTCCCTATGGCATGCCGTCGAAGTTCGAGGCGAACTTGCAACGGCGTCAGTCGCCGGGGCTCACGCAGACGGCACAGGCTTCGGTCGCCTTCACGCCGCTTCAGGGCCTGTTCGGCATCATCACCCCCAGCGGCCTGCATTTCGAGCGTCATCACCAGGGCTGGCAGGAGATCGATCCGACGCAGCACCGGCTGATGGTGCACGGCCTCGTGCGCGAAGCGAAGGTGTACACGATGGACGACATCATGCGTCTGCCGTCCGTCTCGCGCATGCACTTCATCGAATGCGGGGCGAACACCGGCATGGAGTGGGGCAATGCCGCCGTGCCGACCGTCCAGTACACGCACGGCATGCTGTCGTGCTGCGAGTTCACCGGCGTGCCGCTGTCCGTATTGCTCGACGACGTGGGTGCCGACACGAAGAAGGGGCAGTTTGTGCTCGCCGAAGGCGGCGACGGCTCCGGTATGACCCGTACGATCTCCATGGAGGCGGCGCTCTCGGATGTGCTCGTCGCCTGGGGGATGAACGGCGAGATGCTGCGCCCGGAGAACGGCTATCCGCTGCGTCTGGTGGTACCGGGCGTGCAGGGCGTGTCGTGGGTGAAATGGCTGCGTCGCATCAAGGTCGGCGACGCGCCGTGGAATACCAAGGATGAAACGAGCCACTACGTCGATCTGATGCCGGACGGCCAGCACCGTCAATACACGTCGATTCAGGAGTGCAAATCCGTCATCACGTCGCCCTCGGGCGGACAGGCGCTGCTCGACCGGGGCTACTTCAATGTGACGGGCCTCGCATGGTCGGGCAGAGGACGGATCAAGCGCGTGGACGTCTCCACCGATGGCGGCAAGTCCTGGCGCGCCGCGCGGCTCGAATCGCCGGTGCTTCCGAAATGCCTCACACGTTTTAACTTCGACTGGCAGTGGGACGGCTCGCCCGCCTTGCTCCAAAGCCGTGCCGTCGACGAGACCGGCTTCGTGCAGCCGCGCTACCGACAACTGCGCGAAGTGCGCGGCACCAAATCGATCTATCACAACAATGCGATCCAGACGTGGCAAGTGGCAGCGAACGGGGAGGTGACCAATGTTCACGTCGACTGA
- the soxZ gene encoding thiosulfate oxidation carrier complex protein SoxZ: protein MGNPMRIRATEAGGVVEVKALMSHIMETGQRKDASGNIVPAHFIQTVTVTCNGKTVLTAEWGPAVSKDPFMSFKFKGGKKGDKVAVTWTDNKGDSRTDEATVA from the coding sequence ATGGGTAATCCGATGCGCATTCGCGCAACCGAGGCCGGCGGTGTCGTCGAAGTGAAGGCGCTGATGAGCCACATCATGGAAACCGGCCAGCGCAAGGACGCTTCCGGTAACATCGTCCCCGCACACTTCATCCAGACGGTCACGGTCACCTGCAACGGCAAGACGGTGCTGACGGCCGAATGGGGTCCGGCCGTGTCGAAGGATCCGTTCATGTCGTTCAAGTTCAAGGGCGGCAAGAAGGGCGACAAGGTCGCGGTGACGTGGACCGACAACAAGGGCGACTCGCGTACCGACGAGGCGACCGTCGCCTGA
- a CDS encoding ShlB/FhaC/HecB family hemolysin secretion/activation protein, with amino-acid sequence MAYRQGESRLASRVARGGSVTSVRNRHVVHRNSAHRSAARIAQFVALSLCVLSLLGTQYAWADASPVRGDPMQSLPKIEAPKAAPATIHIQPPSQEDALKSLLARKITPQRFGIEGVKSLPFDQIAALFSPMAGKEVTIGDLVEKANQVTKMYQDAGYLLSFAFVPAQDFNDGFVRVTIVEGYISSTKISGTPGPSEQRLRDIAAHIEAERPLKRATFERYLNLLTLVPGMKIKADVQPPTQTDGATELSLDVQRQPVALGTSLSYNNPGIRGVFTVTSNALTPLGEQIQLTAIAPKGHNDEEFYAASYVQPLGSNGLQARLDASHYRGQPDDQALAGLTRHLDTKRVAVSLSYPILLNNQRSLTVSGGMYGVNSRDRYEVPNSPNNINSQTNVRAGQVQLAYNEVTEKQTRSATLGVFKGFNGMGASQSYTTQPAGIQQILGPYDLAFWRFNLDAKQGVVLPWEFGVVVSAGAQYSSNTLPTSEQATFGGQRYGLGYPAGEIAADKGWGASIELNRMFRTDFRYLKTIQPYLLLDTARVYLNAGQLFHNQLASVGLGVRVSDSKYYTLDLSVAKPMADAPTNSPNRPLRFNANWSYQFE; translated from the coding sequence ATGGCGTATCGCCAGGGAGAGTCCCGTCTTGCGTCACGCGTCGCGCGTGGGGGCTCGGTCACGTCTGTTCGCAATCGTCATGTCGTACACCGCAATTCCGCACACCGAAGTGCCGCACGCATTGCCCAGTTCGTCGCCCTATCGCTTTGCGTCCTGAGTCTGCTCGGCACTCAATACGCCTGGGCCGACGCCAGTCCGGTGCGCGGCGATCCGATGCAGAGTCTGCCGAAGATCGAAGCGCCCAAGGCGGCCCCGGCGACGATCCACATTCAGCCACCGTCGCAGGAAGACGCGCTCAAGTCGTTGCTCGCGCGCAAGATCACCCCTCAGCGTTTCGGTATCGAAGGCGTGAAGTCGTTGCCGTTCGACCAGATCGCGGCGTTGTTTTCACCGATGGCCGGGAAGGAAGTCACCATCGGCGATCTCGTCGAAAAGGCCAATCAGGTCACGAAGATGTATCAGGACGCGGGCTACCTGCTGTCGTTCGCCTTCGTCCCCGCGCAGGATTTCAACGACGGATTCGTGCGCGTGACCATCGTCGAAGGGTATATCTCCAGCACGAAGATCAGCGGCACGCCGGGGCCGTCGGAGCAGCGGCTGCGCGACATCGCCGCGCACATCGAGGCGGAGCGCCCGCTCAAGCGCGCGACGTTCGAGCGGTACCTGAATCTGCTCACACTCGTGCCCGGCATGAAGATCAAGGCCGACGTGCAGCCGCCCACGCAGACCGATGGCGCGACCGAGCTGTCGCTGGACGTGCAGCGTCAGCCCGTCGCGCTGGGCACATCGCTCTCGTATAACAACCCGGGCATTCGCGGCGTTTTCACCGTCACGAGCAACGCGCTCACGCCGCTGGGCGAACAGATCCAGTTGACGGCCATCGCCCCGAAGGGACACAACGACGAAGAGTTTTACGCGGCGTCGTACGTGCAGCCGCTGGGCTCGAACGGGCTTCAGGCGCGCCTCGACGCGTCGCACTATCGCGGCCAGCCGGACGATCAGGCGCTCGCCGGTCTCACACGGCACCTCGACACCAAGCGCGTTGCGGTGAGCCTGTCGTACCCGATCCTGCTCAATAACCAGCGCAGCCTGACGGTCAGCGGAGGCATGTACGGCGTGAACTCGCGCGACCGTTACGAAGTGCCGAACTCGCCGAACAACATCAACTCGCAGACGAACGTTCGCGCCGGTCAGGTGCAACTGGCGTACAACGAAGTGACCGAGAAGCAAACGCGCAGCGCCACGCTGGGCGTGTTCAAGGGCTTCAATGGGATGGGCGCGAGCCAGTCGTACACGACACAGCCCGCAGGCATCCAGCAGATTCTCGGGCCGTACGATCTCGCCTTCTGGCGTTTCAACCTCGACGCCAAGCAAGGGGTGGTGTTGCCGTGGGAGTTCGGCGTGGTCGTCTCGGCAGGCGCGCAGTACAGCAGCAACACGCTGCCGACGTCCGAGCAGGCCACCTTCGGCGGTCAGCGCTACGGTCTGGGCTATCCGGCGGGCGAAATCGCGGCGGACAAGGGCTGGGGCGCATCGATCGAGCTGAACCGCATGTTCCGCACCGATTTCCGGTATCTGAAGACGATTCAGCCGTATCTGTTGCTCGACACCGCCCGCGTCTATCTGAACGCCGGTCAGCTGTTCCACAACCAACTGGCGTCCGTGGGCCTCGGCGTGCGTGTTTCCGACAGCAAGTACTACACGCTCGACCTGTCGGTCGCCAAGCCGATGGCGGACGCGCCGACCAACTCACCGAACCGTCCGCTGCGCTTCAACGCCAACTGGTCGTATCAGTTCGAGTAA
- a CDS encoding c-type cytochrome, protein MFTSTERMPKRASMRALRRRAQSTAVAALWAGALAVAGLTVATWFATPAQAAKATQVSQSASATPASPTTPTKAPGGIGRDATPAELGAWDIDVRPDFKGLPKGQGSVADGQKLFDARCASCHGTFGESNEVFNPLVGGTTADDIRTGHVASLRANNQPVRTTLMKVDTVSTLWDYIRRAMPWNAPRSLTPDEVYAVTAYILNLGEIVPTDFVLSDKNIGDVQKLMPNRLGMTRAHGMWRVGDKPDTHNKACMQDCPEAGIVTSALPAYARDAHGDLAAQNRVIGPVRGVDTKLPPLSGTAAQNASVRRTAALATLGMASPDAPAQTAAATSPAATLADKNGCLACHGVTDKKIGPAFSEVVAKYHGQSNATEVLVAKIRAGGAGNWGSMPMPPQSQVAETDIRTMVDWILRGAH, encoded by the coding sequence ATGTTCACGTCGACTGAGCGCATGCCGAAGCGCGCGTCCATGAGAGCGCTACGCCGTCGCGCGCAATCCACCGCAGTGGCCGCGCTCTGGGCCGGTGCGCTGGCCGTCGCGGGATTGACCGTTGCCACGTGGTTCGCAACGCCCGCGCAAGCCGCGAAGGCAACGCAGGTGTCGCAGTCGGCGTCTGCAACGCCCGCCTCCCCCACAACCCCTACCAAGGCCCCGGGCGGCATCGGACGTGACGCCACACCCGCCGAACTCGGTGCGTGGGACATCGACGTGCGTCCCGATTTCAAGGGACTCCCCAAGGGGCAAGGTTCGGTCGCCGACGGGCAAAAGCTGTTCGATGCGCGCTGCGCGTCGTGCCACGGCACGTTCGGTGAGAGCAACGAGGTCTTCAATCCACTGGTGGGCGGCACGACCGCCGACGACATCAGGACAGGCCACGTCGCCTCGCTGCGTGCGAACAATCAGCCGGTGCGCACCACGCTGATGAAGGTCGATACCGTCTCCACCCTTTGGGATTACATCCGTCGCGCCATGCCGTGGAACGCGCCGCGCTCGCTCACGCCCGACGAGGTGTACGCGGTGACGGCCTACATCCTGAACCTCGGCGAGATCGTGCCGACGGACTTCGTGCTGTCGGACAAGAACATCGGCGACGTGCAGAAACTGATGCCCAACCGCCTCGGCATGACGCGTGCGCACGGCATGTGGCGCGTGGGCGACAAACCGGATACCCATAACAAGGCGTGTATGCAGGATTGCCCTGAGGCTGGTATCGTGACGTCCGCACTCCCTGCGTACGCCCGCGACGCACATGGAGATCTGGCCGCGCAGAACCGGGTCATCGGCCCGGTGCGTGGTGTCGATACGAAGCTGCCGCCGCTGTCGGGCACCGCCGCGCAAAATGCGTCGGTGCGCAGGACCGCGGCTCTCGCCACGCTCGGCATGGCGAGTCCGGACGCGCCGGCCCAAACCGCCGCTGCGACGTCACCGGCAGCAACGCTTGCGGATAAGAACGGTTGTCTGGCCTGTCACGGCGTTACCGACAAGAAGATCGGGCCCGCCTTCTCGGAGGTCGTCGCCAAGTACCATGGGCAGTCGAATGCGACTGAAGTACTGGTGGCGAAGATACGTGCCGGAGGTGCCGGTAATTGGGGCAGCATGCCTATGCCGCCGCAATCACAGGTTGCAGAGACCGATATCCGTACGATGGTCGACTGGATTCTTCGTGGTGCACATTGA
- a CDS encoding ArsR/SmtB family transcription factor, with product MEELDRVFEKVSHYFSLLSEPTRLKILHALCGGERSVNEVVTEVGSSQTNVSRHLGAMYQAGVLSRRRDGNQVYYTIADTGVVEICRAVCVQVAGRIEEEALPERAVDGFMPRAN from the coding sequence ATGGAAGAACTCGATCGCGTATTCGAAAAGGTGTCGCACTACTTCAGCCTGCTGTCCGAGCCGACGCGGCTGAAGATTCTGCACGCGCTGTGCGGAGGCGAGCGCTCGGTAAACGAGGTGGTGACGGAAGTGGGGTCGTCGCAGACCAACGTGTCCCGGCATCTCGGTGCGATGTATCAGGCGGGGGTGCTCTCGCGGCGTCGCGACGGGAACCAGGTGTACTACACGATTGCGGATACCGGGGTGGTCGAGATCTGTCGCGCCGTGTGCGTGCAGGTGGCCGGCCGAATCGAGGAGGAAGCGCTGCCGGAGCGTGCCGTCGATGGTTTCATGCCACGCGCGAACTAA
- a CDS encoding c-type cytochrome produces MKKMLIAAAMLAGTTLAHAGVDVAAATKLAQANACMGCHAVDKKLVGPSYQEVAAKYKGDKDAVAKLVKKVKSGGSGVWGPIPMPAHPNMSDADAKILVDWVLAGAPAK; encoded by the coding sequence ATGAAGAAGATGCTCATCGCTGCGGCCATGCTCGCCGGTACCACGCTGGCTCACGCAGGCGTCGACGTCGCCGCTGCGACCAAGCTCGCGCAAGCCAACGCCTGTATGGGTTGCCACGCGGTCGACAAGAAGCTCGTGGGCCCGTCGTATCAGGAAGTCGCTGCCAAGTACAAGGGCGACAAGGATGCGGTGGCCAAGCTGGTCAAGAAGGTGAAGAGTGGTGGTTCGGGTGTCTGGGGTCCGATCCCGATGCCGGCCCACCCGAACATGTCGGATGCTGACGCCAAGATCCTGGTGGATTGGGTTCTGGCCGGCGCCCCGGCGAAGTAA
- the soxY gene encoding thiosulfate oxidation carrier protein SoxY, which translates to MNQQRRDMLRFSAVMGLAVAAGLIKPEEARAAQVEWNKAAFATKSVADTVKALGGTSASPSDLVVLTAPDIAENGAVVPVAVTSKAPNTQSIAILIEKNPNTLAASFDIPDGTEPSVTTRVKMGQTSKVYALVKADNKYLVAEKEIKVTLGGCGG; encoded by the coding sequence ATGAACCAACAGCGACGCGACATGCTGCGGTTTTCCGCGGTAATGGGACTGGCGGTGGCCGCCGGGCTGATCAAGCCCGAGGAGGCCCGCGCGGCACAGGTGGAATGGAACAAGGCGGCGTTTGCCACCAAGAGCGTGGCCGATACGGTCAAGGCGCTCGGCGGCACGAGCGCGAGCCCCAGCGACCTTGTCGTGCTGACGGCTCCCGACATCGCCGAAAACGGCGCCGTCGTGCCGGTGGCAGTCACGAGCAAGGCCCCGAATACGCAATCGATCGCCATCCTGATCGAGAAGAATCCGAACACGCTCGCCGCGTCGTTCGATATTCCCGACGGCACCGAGCCGTCGGTGACTACGCGCGTGAAGATGGGCCAGACGTCGAAGGTCTACGCGCTGGTCAAAGCAGACAACAAGTACCTCGTGGCCGAGAAGGAAATCAAGGTCACGCTGGGTGGCTGCGGCGGTTGA
- the soxB gene encoding thiosulfohydrolase SoxB, which yields MNRREFMQVLAVAAAGGMALSHHETAAAKAAAAFYDLPKFGNVHLLHFTDCHAQLLPIYFREPSVNLGLGEQANKAPHLVGDAFLKAYGLRPGTQDAYAFTYLDFAAAARTYGKVGGFAHLATLVKRMKASRPGALLLDGGDTWQGSGTAMWTKGQDMVDATLALGVDVMTAHWEFTYGAERVKSVVEEQLKGKIDFVAQNVQTNDFGDPVFAPYTIKTMNGVPVAIIGQAFPYTPIANPRYFVPDWTFGIQEERLQAMVDEVRGKGAQVVVVLSHNGMDVDLKLASRVRGIDAILGGHTHDGMPKPVVVANAGGKTLVTNAGSNGKFLAVLDFDVKGGKPVDFRYKLLPVFANLLPADAQMQALIERVRAPFAAKLAEPLAITEGTLYRRGNFNGTFDQLLLDAVMAEKDAEIGFSPGFRWGTSLLPGQAITMEQLLDQTAITYPYTTVTPMTGETIKTVLEDVADNLFNPDPYYQQGGDMVRVGGMDYTIDPMAPMGQRISEMRLNGKLIEAGKTYKVASWAPVAEGAQGEPVWDVVARHLKAQKTIVAKSPKDPVIKGMKGNLGAA from the coding sequence ATGAATCGACGCGAGTTCATGCAAGTACTGGCAGTGGCGGCCGCAGGCGGGATGGCGCTGTCGCATCACGAGACCGCTGCCGCCAAGGCGGCCGCAGCGTTCTACGATCTGCCGAAGTTCGGCAACGTGCATCTGCTGCACTTCACCGACTGCCACGCGCAGTTGCTGCCGATTTACTTCCGTGAGCCGAGCGTCAATCTGGGCCTTGGCGAGCAGGCCAACAAGGCACCGCACCTCGTGGGCGACGCTTTCCTGAAGGCCTACGGATTGCGTCCCGGCACGCAGGACGCCTACGCCTTCACCTATCTGGACTTCGCAGCCGCTGCGCGCACGTACGGCAAGGTCGGGGGCTTTGCGCATCTGGCGACGCTGGTCAAGCGCATGAAGGCGTCGCGCCCCGGCGCCCTGCTGCTCGACGGCGGCGATACGTGGCAAGGCTCGGGCACCGCCATGTGGACGAAGGGCCAGGACATGGTCGACGCCACGCTGGCCCTCGGCGTCGACGTCATGACGGCGCATTGGGAATTCACCTACGGCGCGGAGCGCGTGAAGTCCGTCGTCGAAGAACAGCTCAAGGGCAAGATCGACTTTGTCGCGCAGAATGTGCAGACGAACGATTTCGGCGATCCGGTGTTCGCGCCGTACACCATCAAGACGATGAACGGCGTGCCGGTGGCGATCATCGGTCAGGCGTTCCCGTACACCCCGATCGCGAATCCGCGCTACTTCGTACCGGACTGGACGTTCGGTATTCAGGAAGAGCGTCTGCAGGCGATGGTCGACGAAGTGCGCGGCAAGGGCGCGCAGGTGGTCGTGGTGCTCTCGCACAACGGCATGGACGTCGATCTGAAGCTGGCGTCGCGCGTGCGCGGTATCGACGCGATTCTCGGCGGCCACACGCATGACGGCATGCCCAAGCCGGTGGTGGTGGCCAACGCCGGGGGCAAGACACTCGTTACCAATGCGGGCTCGAACGGCAAATTCCTTGCGGTGCTGGACTTCGACGTGAAGGGCGGCAAGCCGGTGGATTTCCGTTACAAGCTCCTGCCGGTGTTCGCGAACCTGCTGCCGGCGGACGCGCAGATGCAGGCGCTCATCGAGCGCGTGCGCGCGCCGTTCGCGGCGAAGCTGGCCGAGCCGCTGGCGATCACCGAAGGCACGCTGTACCGCCGGGGCAACTTCAACGGCACCTTCGACCAGTTGCTGCTCGACGCCGTGATGGCCGAGAAGGACGCCGAGATCGGCTTTTCGCCGGGCTTTCGCTGGGGGACGTCTCTGCTGCCGGGCCAGGCGATCACCATGGAGCAACTGCTCGACCAGACGGCGATTACCTATCCGTACACGACCGTTACGCCCATGACCGGCGAGACGATCAAGACGGTGCTCGAAGACGTGGCGGACAATCTGTTCAATCCGGACCCGTATTACCAGCAGGGCGGCGATATGGTGCGCGTGGGCGGTATGGACTACACCATCGATCCGATGGCACCGATGGGGCAGCGGATTTCGGAAATGCGACTGAACGGCAAGCTCATCGAGGCGGGCAAGACCTACAAGGTGGCCAGCTGGGCGCCGGTCGCGGAAGGCGCGCAGGGGGAACCGGTCTGGGATGTCGTGGCCCGTCATCTCAAGGCGCAGAAGACGATTGTTGCGAAATCTCCGAAAGACCCCGTCATCAAGGGGATGAAGGGCAATCTGGGCGCGGCCTGA
- the soxA gene encoding sulfur oxidation c-type cytochrome SoxA, whose product MLEAQHSARVSTPRDATSAAWLRRAVLGGMLAIAGVGAPVATVFAADNSTADAIAQYREMLADGNPAELIEMRGEELWKTPRGPNNVSLAQCDLGLGPGVLKDAYAQLPRYFPDAKRVLDGESRIVECMVNLQGFKRADVIKQPFSKEGQDPTDLEALTAYVAGQSRGALIRVPQSHKEEKEAYARGQKIFYYRAGPYDFSCASCHGADDKRIRLQDLPNLTKPAAARQAFATWPGYRVSQGALRTIQWRMYDCFRQQRMPELNYGSQASIDLITFLGVMANGGKMDAPGLKR is encoded by the coding sequence ATGCTAGAGGCGCAACATAGCGCACGGGTGAGCACCCCACGCGACGCAACATCGGCGGCATGGCTGCGCCGTGCCGTCCTGGGGGGCATGCTCGCCATCGCGGGCGTCGGCGCGCCCGTTGCCACGGTATTCGCCGCCGACAACTCGACGGCCGACGCCATCGCGCAATATCGCGAAATGCTCGCCGACGGCAATCCGGCGGAACTCATCGAAATGCGCGGGGAAGAACTCTGGAAGACGCCGCGCGGCCCGAACAACGTGTCGCTCGCACAGTGCGACCTCGGGCTCGGCCCGGGTGTCCTGAAGGACGCCTATGCGCAACTGCCGCGCTACTTCCCGGATGCGAAACGCGTACTCGACGGCGAGTCGCGCATCGTCGAATGCATGGTGAATCTGCAAGGTTTCAAGCGTGCGGACGTCATCAAGCAACCGTTCTCCAAAGAAGGCCAGGACCCGACCGATCTCGAAGCGCTGACCGCTTACGTGGCGGGACAGTCGCGTGGTGCACTCATTCGCGTGCCGCAGTCGCACAAGGAAGAGAAGGAAGCCTACGCGCGCGGCCAGAAGATTTTCTATTACCGTGCCGGTCCGTACGACTTCTCGTGCGCGTCGTGCCACGGGGCAGACGACAAGCGCATCCGGTTGCAGGATCTGCCGAACCTGACCAAACCGGCGGCCGCACGTCAGGCCTTCGCGACGTGGCCGGGTTACCGTGTCTCGCAGGGCGCGCTGCGCACGATTCAGTGGCGCATGTACGACTGCTTCCGACAGCAGCGCATGCCCGAGCTGAACTACGGTTCGCAGGCGTCGATCGATCTGATTACTTTCCTCGGTGTGATGGCCAACGGCGGCAAGATGGACGCCCCCGGCCTGAAGCGCTGA
- a CDS encoding TlpA family protein disulfide reductase yields the protein MAIVLSMVAMLASAPAQAVEVGDTVTLPSLTLLDGKTLPASAFKDRTVIVEYWASWCPFCAQQNPHLQKLYEATRGKPIQIVTLSIDKKPADAVDYLKAHGYTFPAGMETPAWQAALGKRRGLPELYVIGRNGKVLRKEVGEMFGEDVAALADYAGK from the coding sequence ATGGCCATCGTGTTGAGTATGGTGGCGATGCTCGCAAGTGCGCCTGCGCAAGCGGTCGAAGTCGGCGACACGGTAACGCTGCCGTCGCTCACGTTGCTCGACGGCAAGACACTGCCCGCCAGCGCCTTCAAGGACCGTACGGTCATCGTCGAGTACTGGGCGTCGTGGTGTCCGTTCTGTGCGCAGCAGAATCCGCACCTACAGAAGCTCTACGAGGCGACGCGCGGCAAGCCGATTCAGATTGTCACGCTGTCCATCGACAAGAAGCCCGCAGATGCCGTCGACTACCTCAAAGCGCACGGCTACACCTTCCCCGCCGGGATGGAGACGCCCGCCTGGCAGGCGGCGCTGGGCAAGCGTCGGGGGTTGCCGGAGTTGTATGTGATCGGACGCAACGGCAAGGTTTTGCGCAAGGAAGTCGGCGAGATGTTCGGCGAGGACGTGGCGGCGCTCGCGGATTACGCTGGCAAGTGA